In Zea mays cultivar B73 chromosome 7, Zm-B73-REFERENCE-NAM-5.0, whole genome shotgun sequence, the following proteins share a genomic window:
- the LOC100191697 gene encoding Abscisic acid 8'-hydroxylase 3 precursor: protein MAFFLALVCILILLAIASYVQYTRWQKGKGRFGGHGRSAPLKLPPGSMGWPYLGETLQLYSQDPSFFFASKQKRYGEIFKTHLLGCPCVMLASPEAARFVLVTQAHLFKPTYPRSKERMIGPSALFFHQGDYHLRLRKLVQGALGPDALRALVPEVEAAVRSTLASWDAGHVRSTFHAMKTLSFDVGIVTIFGGRLDERRKAELRKNYSVVEKGYNSFPNSLPGTLHYKAMQARRRLHGVLCDIMRERRGQAQAAGTGLLGCLMRSRGDDGAPLLSDEQIADNVIGVLFAAQDTTASALTWIVKYLHDHPKLLEAVRAEQAAVREATGGGRQPLAWAHTKSMALTHRVILESLRMASIISFTFREAVADVEYKGFLIPKGWKVMPLFRNIHHSPDYFQDPHKFDPSRFQVAPRPSTFLPFGHGVHACPGNELAKLEMLVLIHHLVTGYRWQIVGSSDEVEYSPFPVPKHGLPVRLWRQNNPVDRKGRETDDDHVERIFI, encoded by the exons ATGGCCTTCTTCTTGGCCCTCGTGTGCATCCTCATCTTGCTAGCCATCGCCTCCTACGTCCAGTACACTCGCTGGCAAAAGGGGAAAGGCCGCTTCGGCGGCCATGGGAGGTCTGCTCCCTTGAAGCTGCCTCCTGGCTCCATGGGCTGGCCTTACCTTGGCGAGACCCTCCAGCTTTACTCCCAGGACCCCAGCTTCTTCTTCGCTTCCAAACAGAAGAG GTACGGCGAGATCTTCAAGACGCACCTTCTGGGTTGCCCGTGCGTGATGCTGGCGAGCCCGGAGGCGGCGCGGTTCGTGCTGGTGACGCAGGCGCACCTGTTCAAGCCGACCTACCCGCGGAGCAAGGAGCGCATGATCGGGCCGTCGGCTCTCTTCTTCCACCAGGGCGACTACCACCTCCGCCTCCGCAAGCTCGTCCAGggcgcgctcggccccgacgCGCTGCGCGCGCTCGTTCCTGAGGTGGAGGCCGCCGTGCGGTCCACTCTCGCTTCCTGGGACGCCGGCCACGTCAGAAGCACGTTCCACGCCATGAAGACG CTGTCGTTTGATGTGGGCATCGTGACGATCTTCGGCGGCCGGCTGGACGAGCGGCGCAAGGCGGAGCTGAGGAAGAATTACTCCGTCGTGGAGAAGGGGTACAACTCCTTCCCCAACAGCCTGCCGGGGACGCTCCATTACAAGGCGATGCAG GCGCGGCGGCGGCTGCACGGCGTGCTGTGCGACATCATGCGGGAGCGTCGTGGCCAGGCCCAGGCGGCGGGCACCGGCCTGCTGGGCTGCCTGATGCGGTCCCGGGGCGACGACGGCGCGCCGCTCCTGAGCGACGAGCAGATCGCCGACAACGTCATCGGCGTGCTGTTCGCGGCGCAGGACACGACGGCCAGCGCGCTCACCTGGATCGTCAAGTACCTCCACGACCACCCCAAGCTGCTCGAGGCCGTCCGGGCGGAGCAGGCGGCGGTCCGCGAGGCCACCGGCGGCGGGAGGCAGCCGCTGGCGTGGGCGCACACGAAGAGCATGGCGCTAACGCATAGG GTGATTTTGGAGAGCTTAAGGATGGCGAGCATCATCTCGTTCACGTTCAGGGAGGCCGTGGCCGACGTGGAGTACAAAG GGTTCCTTATCCCCAAGGGGTGGAAGGTGATGCCGCTCTTCAGGAACATCCACCACAGCCCGGACTACTTCCAGGATCCACACAAGTTCGACCCTTCTAGATTCCAG GTGGCGCCGCGTCCGAGCACGTTCCTGCCGTTTGGGCACGGCGTGCACGCGTGCCCCGGGAACGAGCTGGCCAAGCTCGAGATGCTCGTCCTCATCCACCACCTGGTCACCGGCTACAG GTGGCAAATCGTTGGATCCAGTGACGAGGTCGAGTACAGCCCGTTCCCTGTGCCCAAGCACGGCTTGCCTGTCAGATTATGGAGACAAAACAATCCGGTCGACAGAAAGGGGCGTGAGACCGACGACGATCATGTGGAGAGGATATTTATTTAG